A window of Mangifera indica cultivar Alphonso chromosome 11, CATAS_Mindica_2.1, whole genome shotgun sequence contains these coding sequences:
- the LOC123228956 gene encoding uncharacterized protein LOC123228956, protein MDSTNSKACIAVSAPSQSSSKRLLFDRRYGWVFDEWKDPCEEALSGGRGMFCILPIGKALLKTASHSINLAASSVVEVYERPDLFSPESMKSSFSGWLNNISSFVHKPEFNRLAVKGNSMSDSIIYSSHMHIDNRQ, encoded by the exons ATGGACTCAACAAACTCCAAAGCCTGTATAGCCGTATCTGCCCCTTCTCAATCGTCTTCTAAACGACTCTTGTTCGACCGCCGCTACGGTTGGGT GTTTGATGAATGGAAGGACCCATGTGAAGAAGCTCTTTCTGGAGGCCGAGGAAT GTTTTGCATATTGCCTATAGGAAAAGCTCTCTTAAAGACAGCTTCACACTCG ATCAACCTTGCGGCAAGCTCTGTTGTTGAAGTCTATGAGCGGCCAGATCTTTTCTCTCCTGAGTCAATGAAGTCTAGTTTCAGTGGTTGGCTTAACAACATCTCATCTTTTGTTCATAAACCAGAATTCAACCGTCTTGCTGTCAAAGGAAATTCGATGTCAGATTCCATCATCTACTCTTCACATATGCATATTGACAATAGACAGTAA